Proteins from a genomic interval of Verrucomicrobium sp.:
- a CDS encoding dienelactone hydrolase family protein, with translation MKKPLLFLLLACLPLPAWAKLVTRDVDYADEAGTALQGYLAYDDAVSGKRPAVVVLPDWRGMTATPKERADMLAQLGYVAFVADIYGKSVRPQSVPEYVAQIKIYKGDRALYRERARAAYKELLRQPQADAARTAAIGYCFGGTGVVEMARDGLPLLGVVSFHGGLDAQPSPAGKAIRAKVLALCGADDPMQPAVDLVAFEKQLRDGGVDYQIVSYGHAQHAFTDKDVDALKIPGAVYDAKADRRSWQAMRDFFEELFAR, from the coding sequence ATGAAAAAGCCCCTCCTGTTCCTCCTCCTGGCCTGCCTGCCCCTGCCCGCCTGGGCCAAGCTCGTCACCCGCGACGTCGACTACGCCGACGAGGCCGGCACCGCCCTGCAGGGCTACCTGGCCTATGACGACGCCGTCTCCGGAAAGCGCCCCGCCGTCGTCGTCCTGCCGGACTGGCGCGGCATGACCGCCACGCCGAAGGAGCGGGCCGACATGCTCGCGCAGCTCGGCTACGTCGCCTTCGTCGCCGATATTTACGGGAAGAGCGTCCGCCCGCAGAGCGTCCCGGAATACGTGGCGCAGATCAAAATCTACAAGGGGGACCGCGCCCTCTACCGGGAGCGCGCCCGCGCGGCCTACAAGGAGCTGCTCCGCCAGCCCCAGGCGGACGCCGCCCGCACCGCCGCCATCGGCTACTGCTTCGGCGGCACGGGCGTCGTCGAGATGGCGCGGGACGGCCTGCCCCTCCTGGGCGTCGTCAGCTTCCACGGCGGCCTGGACGCCCAGCCCAGCCCGGCGGGCAAGGCGATCCGCGCCAAGGTCCTGGCCCTCTGCGGGGCGGACGATCCCATGCAGCCCGCCGTCGACCTCGTCGCCTTCGAAAAGCAGCTGCGGGACGGCGGCGTCGACTACCAGATCGTCTCCTACGGCCACGCCCAGCACGCCTTCACGGACAAGGACGTCGACGCCCTGAAGATCCCCGGCGCGGTCTACGACGCCAAGGCAGACCGCCGCTCCTGGCAGGCGATGCGCGACTTCTTCGAAGAACTCTTCGCCCGGTGA
- a CDS encoding cysteine desulfurase family protein: MTTRLYLDHNATTPLDPAVRAAMEPYLGQGGNPSSIHAEGRRARAAVDDARDRVAALLGAKPGEIVFTSGGTESCNLAIRGLALASAGGARGHLVTAATEHHAVLDCCHALEKEGWALTVLPVGPEGRIDLAALEAALRPDTALATLMTANNETGARQPVAAAAALCAARGVRFHTDAVQSAGKEPLPGTGGGVVALSLAAHKFYGPAGAGVLRLRAGEPLARLHHGGSQENTRRPGTENVAAIVGLAEALARAEVARETEAPRQAALVERLWEGLRGLPGAARHGDPADRICNTLSATFAGLDGEALLMALDLEGLALSSGSACLVGSVEPSHVLLAMGVPEERARAAVRFSLGRSTTEADVDEAVRRTARVVARQAALQRGGTAVT, from the coding sequence GTGACGACGCGCCTCTACCTGGACCACAACGCCACCACGCCGCTGGACCCCGCCGTCCGCGCGGCGATGGAGCCGTACCTGGGCCAGGGCGGCAACCCCTCCTCCATCCACGCGGAGGGCCGCCGCGCCCGCGCCGCCGTGGACGACGCGCGCGACCGCGTCGCCGCCCTCCTGGGGGCCAAGCCGGGGGAAATCGTCTTCACCTCCGGCGGCACGGAGAGCTGCAACCTGGCCATCCGCGGCCTGGCCCTGGCCTCCGCCGGGGGCGCGCGCGGCCACCTCGTCACCGCCGCCACGGAGCATCACGCCGTCCTGGACTGCTGCCACGCGCTGGAAAAAGAGGGCTGGGCCCTCACCGTCCTGCCCGTCGGCCCGGAGGGGCGGATCGACCTGGCCGCGCTGGAAGCCGCCCTGCGGCCGGACACCGCGCTGGCCACCCTCATGACGGCGAACAACGAGACCGGCGCGCGCCAGCCGGTCGCCGCCGCCGCGGCCCTCTGCGCGGCGCGGGGCGTCCGCTTCCACACGGACGCCGTGCAGAGCGCGGGCAAGGAGCCCCTCCCCGGCACGGGCGGCGGCGTCGTCGCCTTAAGCCTGGCCGCGCACAAGTTCTACGGCCCGGCGGGCGCCGGCGTCCTGCGGCTGCGCGCCGGGGAGCCCCTGGCCCGCCTCCACCACGGCGGCAGCCAGGAGAACACCCGGCGGCCCGGCACGGAGAACGTCGCCGCCATCGTCGGCCTGGCGGAGGCCCTGGCCCGCGCGGAGGTCGCGCGGGAGACGGAGGCGCCCCGGCAGGCCGCCCTCGTCGAGCGCCTGTGGGAGGGCCTGCGCGGCCTGCCCGGCGCGGCCCGCCACGGCGATCCCGCCGACCGGATCTGCAACACCCTCTCCGCCACCTTCGCCGGGCTGGATGGGGAAGCCCTCCTCATGGCCCTCGACCTGGAGGGGCTGGCCCTTTCCTCCGGCTCCGCCTGCTTGGTCGGCTCGGTGGAGCCCTCCCACGTCCTTTTGGCCATGGGCGTGCCGGAGGAGCGCGCCCGCGCCGCCGTCCGCTTCTCCCTGGGCCGCTCCACCACGGAGGCCGACGTCGACGAGGCCGTCCGCCGGACCGCCCGCGTCGTCGCCCGGCAAGCCGCCTTGCAGCGCGGCGGAACCGCCGTAACCTAA